The Desulfocurvus vexinensis DSM 17965 genome includes a window with the following:
- a CDS encoding 16S rRNA (uracil(1498)-N(3))-methyltransferase: MKTFFLEPARWREPFVLDGPEAHHLGRVLRVAPGETLRGLDGAGRTGLFRVLAADRRALTLELLEERTAPAPRVRTTLAVGWAKSARRGWLLEKAVELGAGEVWFWQAARSQGRVPDQPKDTWTAALEAGAKQCGNPWLPGLRTLPSLDALLRAGAHVPRRYLLWEDQERPRLLGPAEVTAPAGDVLCVLGPEGGLAPHEVQALLGAGFEAVSLGPAVLRFETAALAALTLFWWGGAHA; the protein is encoded by the coding sequence ATGAAGACGTTCTTCCTCGAACCCGCCCGCTGGCGGGAGCCCTTCGTCCTCGACGGCCCCGAGGCCCACCACCTGGGGCGCGTGCTGCGCGTGGCCCCGGGCGAGACCCTGCGCGGGTTGGACGGCGCGGGCCGCACGGGCCTGTTCCGCGTGCTGGCTGCGGACCGGCGGGCCCTGACCCTGGAGCTGCTGGAGGAACGCACGGCCCCCGCGCCCCGGGTGCGCACGACCCTGGCCGTGGGCTGGGCCAAGTCGGCCCGGCGCGGTTGGCTGCTGGAAAAGGCCGTGGAGCTGGGCGCCGGGGAGGTCTGGTTCTGGCAGGCCGCCCGCAGCCAGGGCCGCGTGCCCGACCAGCCCAAGGACACCTGGACCGCCGCCCTGGAAGCCGGGGCCAAGCAGTGCGGCAACCCCTGGCTGCCCGGGCTGCGCACCCTGCCGTCCCTGGACGCCCTGCTGCGCGCCGGGGCGCACGTCCCGCGCCGCTACCTGCTCTGGGAGGACCAGGAGCGCCCGCGCCTGCTGGGGCCAGCCGAGGTCACGGCCCCGGCGGGCGACGTGCTGTGCGTGCTGGGCCCCGAGGGCGGCCTGGCCCCGCACGAGGTGCAGGCCCTGCTCGGCGCGGGCTTCGAGGCCGTGAGCCTGGGGCCCGCGGTGCTGCGCTTCGAGACCGCCGCCCTGGCGGCCCTGACCCTGTTCTGGTGGGGCGGCGCCCATGCTTGA
- a CDS encoding MBL fold metallo-hydrolase — MLSTLRVQRRPSKKQMKNILVILILVIASSVAVAVIFLNLPMFGASPSGRRLDQISLSPHYDQLAGQFRNLEETPVLVNEKGFWADLREDLFNSKEGLTPDSPIPSVKTDLKGLDRNRNLVVWMGHSSYFIQLDGRVILVDPIFSAYASPVFFANKAFPGSNPFTARDLPEIDFLLITHDHWDHLDYPTAMALRPKIKNIVTGLGAGVHFSGWGFPDSMIHEADWNTTLPFDGLKIHILPARHFSGRSWWNNKTLWVAFALEGKDHRIFLSGDSGYGSHFANIGEALGGFDLVSLDTGQYDADWPYVHMTPEEAAQAADDLKARILVPGHVGKFAMANHRWDEPLDRILSSAQGKNFQLLTPRIGEPVYLDGENPACTTWWRPQE; from the coding sequence ATGCTGTCCACCCTCCGTGTGCAGAGGCGGCCAAGCAAAAAGCAGATGAAAAATATACTAGTCATACTCATTCTGGTCATCGCTTCAAGTGTGGCGGTGGCCGTGATATTTCTCAATCTGCCGATGTTCGGCGCATCGCCTTCGGGCCGCCGCCTGGATCAGATATCCCTGTCGCCGCATTATGATCAGCTGGCCGGGCAGTTTCGGAATCTCGAAGAAACACCCGTTCTGGTCAACGAGAAAGGGTTTTGGGCTGACCTGCGTGAAGACCTGTTCAACAGCAAGGAGGGCTTAACACCCGATTCGCCGATACCATCTGTAAAAACGGATCTCAAAGGCCTGGACCGGAACCGCAATCTCGTCGTCTGGATGGGGCATTCCTCCTATTTCATCCAACTTGACGGGCGGGTCATTCTTGTTGATCCAATTTTCAGCGCATATGCGTCCCCGGTGTTTTTCGCCAACAAGGCCTTCCCCGGCTCCAACCCATTCACAGCCCGCGATTTGCCGGAAATAGATTTCCTGCTCATCACCCATGACCATTGGGATCACCTGGACTACCCCACGGCCATGGCCTTGCGTCCTAAAATCAAAAACATTGTCACCGGGCTGGGGGCTGGGGTGCACTTTTCCGGTTGGGGATTTCCCGATTCGATGATCCACGAGGCCGATTGGAACACCACGCTTCCGTTTGACGGCCTGAAAATCCACATCCTGCCTGCCCGTCATTTTTCGGGACGCTCCTGGTGGAACAACAAGACCCTGTGGGTTGCATTTGCCTTGGAAGGAAAAGATCACCGCATTTTTCTAAGCGGCGATAGCGGTTATGGGAGCCATTTTGCAAATATTGGCGAAGCGCTAGGCGGTTTTGACTTGGTCTCGCTGGATACAGGCCAGTATGACGCTGATTGGCCGTATGTCCATATGACACCTGAAGAAGCGGCCCAGGCAGCCGACGACCTGAAAGCCCGGATCCTGGTCCCCGGGCATGTCGGCAAGTTCGCCATGGCCAACCATCGCTGGGATGAGCCTTTGGACAGGATTCTAAGCTCTGCCCAAGGGAAAAACTTTCAGTTGCTCACGCCACGCATCGGCGAGCCCGTTTATCTGGATGGAGAGAATCCAGCCTGCACAACCTGGTGGAGACCGCAGGAATGA
- a CDS encoding replication-associated recombination protein A: MLENPRNPHEEPGPDAPAPASGQPLADRIRPENFDEFIGQGHVRTKVEAMARGARLPSQLFFGPPGCGKSTLALLVARLSGLPFVRVSAPEAGLADLRKRIKGQRVLILDELHRFSKAQQDFFLPILESGEITLLGTTTENPSFSVTRQLLSRLHVHKLRALSRQDLREVAARGMAALGQALPEASLDVLAAVAQGDARTLLNLVEYTAALPEAERAPEGLKAVLPDVVLRGDRDGDSHYELASALIKSIRGSDPDAAVYYLACLLESGEDPRFVTRRLILSAGEDVGLADPHALPLAVACQQAVEFVGMPEGFIPLAETVVYLALAKKSNSSYMAYHMAAREVREKGMRPVPLHLRNASTRLQKQWGFGQGYKYPHNYPGGWAPQRYLPDGVAGGFYSPRDNGEEPRLTAWWKGLPRPDGPDEKEEG; encoded by the coding sequence ATGCTTGAGAACCCGCGCAACCCCCACGAGGAGCCCGGCCCGGACGCCCCGGCCCCGGCCTCCGGTCAGCCCCTGGCCGACCGCATCCGCCCGGAAAACTTCGACGAGTTCATCGGCCAGGGCCATGTGCGGACCAAGGTCGAGGCCATGGCCCGCGGCGCGCGGCTGCCCTCGCAGCTGTTCTTCGGCCCGCCGGGCTGCGGCAAGTCCACCCTGGCGCTGCTGGTGGCGCGGCTCTCGGGGCTGCCCTTCGTGCGCGTGAGCGCCCCCGAGGCCGGGCTGGCCGACCTGCGCAAGCGCATCAAGGGCCAGCGGGTGCTGATCCTCGACGAGCTGCACCGCTTCTCCAAGGCCCAGCAGGACTTCTTCCTGCCCATTCTGGAATCGGGCGAGATCACCCTGCTGGGCACGACCACCGAGAACCCCTCTTTCTCGGTGACGCGCCAGCTTTTGTCGCGCCTGCACGTGCACAAGCTGCGCGCCCTGTCGCGCCAGGACCTGCGCGAGGTCGCCGCCCGGGGCATGGCCGCCCTGGGCCAGGCCCTGCCCGAGGCCAGCCTGGACGTGCTGGCCGCCGTGGCCCAGGGCGACGCGCGCACCCTCTTGAACCTCGTGGAATACACCGCCGCCCTGCCCGAGGCCGAGCGCGCCCCCGAGGGCCTCAAGGCCGTGCTGCCCGACGTGGTCCTGCGCGGCGACCGCGACGGCGACTCGCACTACGAGCTGGCCTCGGCGCTCATCAAGTCCATCCGCGGCAGCGACCCCGACGCGGCGGTCTACTACTTGGCCTGCCTGCTGGAAAGCGGCGAGGACCCGCGCTTCGTCACCCGGCGGCTGATCCTCTCCGCCGGGGAGGACGTGGGCCTGGCCGACCCCCACGCCCTGCCCCTGGCCGTGGCCTGCCAGCAGGCCGTGGAGTTCGTGGGCATGCCCGAGGGCTTCATCCCCCTGGCCGAGACGGTGGTCTACCTCGCCCTGGCGAAGAAGAGCAATTCCAGCTACATGGCCTACCACATGGCCGCGCGCGAGGTACGCGAGAAGGGCATGCGCCCCGTGCCGCTGCACCTGCGCAACGCCTCCACCCGACTGCAAAAGCAGTGGGGCTTCGGCCAGGGCTACAAGTACCCGCACAACTACCCCGGAGGCTGGGCGCCGCAACGCTACCTGCCCGACGGCGTGGCGGGCGGCTTCTACAGCCCGCGCGACAACGGCGAGGAGCCGCGCCTCACGGCGTGGTGGAAGGGCCTGCCGCGCCCGGACGGGCCGGATGAGAAAGAGGAAGGATAA
- the gcvT gene encoding glycine cleavage system aminomethyltransferase GcvT: MSELSRTPLHSWHVAHGAKMVPFAGWDMPVQYSGILEEHQHTRTKASVFDICHMGEFKLRGAKARNALSRIVTHNLATLGPRRCRYGFLLNEDGGVIDDCIVYCMADDDYMLVVNGARVDTDFAWIKSHLPADMFFENISEMTAKIDLQGPESCRVLNEATGEDWSFLTYFSFKRGEFDGDPMVVSRTGYTGELGYELYLREDKARALWELLLQNPLVKPAGLGARDTLRLEMGMALYGQDLDEAHTPAEAGMASFLKSEADYIGKAKAFDVRESLIPLVLEGRRAARHDDPVLLPSGEAVGRVTSGSFAPSLGHAVALAYVDARHAQGTDFLVGKGAKPLAATRGTLPFYTQGTARVKL, encoded by the coding sequence TTGTCCGAGTTGTCGAGAACCCCCCTGCACTCCTGGCATGTGGCCCACGGCGCCAAGATGGTTCCCTTCGCGGGCTGGGACATGCCCGTCCAGTACTCCGGAATCCTTGAAGAACACCAGCACACGCGCACCAAGGCCTCCGTCTTCGACATCTGCCACATGGGCGAGTTCAAGCTGCGCGGCGCCAAGGCCCGCAACGCCCTGTCGCGCATCGTGACCCACAACCTGGCCACCCTGGGCCCCCGGCGCTGCCGCTACGGCTTCCTGCTCAACGAGGACGGCGGGGTCATCGACGACTGCATCGTCTACTGCATGGCCGACGACGACTACATGCTGGTGGTCAACGGCGCGCGCGTCGACACCGACTTCGCCTGGATCAAGTCCCACCTGCCTGCGGACATGTTCTTCGAGAACATCTCGGAGATGACCGCCAAGATCGACCTCCAGGGCCCCGAGTCCTGCCGTGTGCTCAACGAGGCCACCGGCGAGGACTGGTCGTTTCTGACCTATTTCTCCTTCAAGCGCGGCGAGTTCGACGGCGACCCCATGGTCGTCAGCCGCACGGGCTACACCGGCGAGCTGGGCTACGAGCTCTACCTGCGCGAGGACAAGGCCCGGGCCCTGTGGGAGCTCTTGCTGCAAAACCCGCTGGTCAAGCCCGCCGGGCTCGGCGCGCGCGACACCCTGCGCCTGGAGATGGGCATGGCCCTCTACGGCCAGGACCTGGACGAGGCCCACACCCCCGCCGAGGCGGGCATGGCCTCCTTCCTCAAGTCCGAGGCCGACTACATCGGCAAGGCCAAGGCCTTCGACGTGCGCGAGTCGCTGATCCCCCTGGTGCTCGAAGGCCGCCGCGCCGCGCGCCACGACGACCCCGTGCTGCTGCCCTCGGGCGAGGCGGTGGGCCGCGTGACCAGCGGCTCCTTCGCCCCCAGCCTCGGCCACGCCGTGGCCCTGGCCTACGTGGACGCCCGGCACGCCCAGGGCACGGACTTCCTGGTGGGCAAGGGCGCCAAGCCCCTGGCCGCCACCCGGGGCACCCTGCCCTTCTACACCCAGGGCACGGCCCGCGTGAAACTCTAG